A single region of the Latilactobacillus curvatus JCM 1096 = DSM 20019 genome encodes:
- a CDS encoding DUF1788 domain-containing protein: MDKNIEDRFKVLEQTLNSDDFLKSRGLGNEVGYYIFDYNPRDELVVREYVRNLKNQNAPETNGYTLQVFNLYEIMMEFIEQKGYLSKIVQMEQKHGIKFVASRINRLLKMEEFDDAQMYFTKYIGERVVDDAVVILTGIGEIYPIIRAHSVLNKMHLVYTKRPVIMMYPGEYDRLRLTILDTNRDANYYRAFRIN; this comes from the coding sequence ATGGATAAGAATATTGAAGATCGATTTAAAGTATTAGAACAGACTTTAAACTCGGATGACTTTTTGAAAAGCCGTGGCCTCGGTAATGAGGTAGGCTATTATATTTTTGATTACAATCCTAGAGATGAATTAGTTGTTCGAGAATATGTTAGAAATTTAAAAAATCAGAACGCTCCAGAAACGAATGGTTATACCCTACAAGTATTCAACTTATATGAGATTATGATGGAGTTTATTGAGCAAAAAGGCTATCTATCAAAAATCGTTCAAATGGAGCAAAAACACGGAATCAAATTTGTCGCAAGTCGAATTAATCGATTGCTGAAGATGGAAGAGTTTGATGACGCACAGATGTACTTTACAAAGTATATCGGAGAACGCGTAGTAGATGATGCCGTTGTGATTCTAACCGGTATTGGCGAAATCTACCCCATTATTAGAGCTCATTCGGTGTTGAATAAGATGCATTTGGTCTATACTAAACGGCCAGTTATTATGATGTATCCAGGAGAATATGATCGTTTAAGACTAACTATTTTAGATACTAATCGGGATGCTAATTATTATCGAGCATTCAGAATCAACTAG
- a CDS encoding DUF1819 family protein yields MDGKNYSASLVSKRFWFYETKQYIEMLNDGMTSDEIQRLSENENIFGAASNSRAKEIFNTVRRRVNILDEEIQAIFPKLNIDNQKIIIFISVLLLNDLILEFMLEVYQVQLQKGQMQLTVTDYKAFFSEKQRTNETVASWKPYTYNRLGSAYKKYLLEAGLIREDGEADLMTLKVIDPKVLQWLRVIGRPDIIRAITGGLQ; encoded by the coding sequence ATGGACGGTAAAAACTACAGCGCGAGCCTTGTTTCAAAGCGGTTCTGGTTTTACGAAACGAAACAATACATAGAAATGCTTAATGATGGAATGACTAGTGATGAAATTCAAAGGCTTAGTGAAAATGAAAATATTTTTGGTGCAGCAAGTAACAGTCGTGCGAAAGAAATATTCAATACAGTACGCCGACGCGTTAATATTTTAGATGAAGAAATTCAAGCCATATTTCCTAAACTTAACATTGATAATCAAAAAATTATAATCTTTATTTCAGTTTTATTGCTGAACGATCTAATACTTGAATTTATGCTAGAGGTTTATCAAGTGCAGTTGCAAAAGGGACAAATGCAGCTAACGGTGACGGATTATAAAGCTTTCTTCTCTGAAAAACAACGAACTAACGAAACTGTGGCAAGTTGGAAGCCGTATACTTATAATCGTTTAGGCAGTGCATATAAGAAGTACTTGCTAGAGGCGGGGTTGATCCGAGAAGATGGTGAGGCAGATTTAATGACGTTAAAGGTAATCGATCCCAAGGTTTTGCAGTGGCTAAGAGTGATTGGTCGGCCGGATATTATAAGAGCCATTACAGGGGGATTGCAATAA
- a CDS encoding PolC-type DNA polymerase III, with product MALDQTALFQKLLEQIDLPADVANYPGFKTGQVEQVVVHETSKRWTFKLHFESVLPYAVYTTFEQYLEAAFKAIAGVSVEITTDATELDGGVLAAYWEYVINHSGIQSSMLHELCEKETPYIDGHNVFLVVENDIVKTFFLNQAQTTIQAGYQRLGFPKFAIQPLIDESASQKAIEDFQAKKAEQDAARAQAAAEAIKKNEALKEKRQSEGKPVDGPISMGRGLNPAEPTRQMITINEEERSVVIEGFVFDKEVRVLRSGRQLLILKMTDYSSSFTVKKFSRDNGDESIFAAIDKGMWFKVRGSVQEDNFMRDLVVNANDLVEVSHPKRQDTAENGKRVELHLHTNMSQMDATNKIGDFVQQAAKWGQSAIAVTDHYNLQAFPDAYAAGKKNGVKILYGVEVNLVNDGTPVAYNLRDEALDHAEYVIFDVETTGLSAVYDSIIELAAVKMKDGEVIGSFDEFIDPGHPLSAFTTQLTSITNEMVHGAKKEAEVLALFKKFAGDAVLAGHNVTFDMGFINAGYGRNDLGQIENPVIDTLEVSRMLHPEYKNHKLDTLTKRYKINLEHHHRANADAESTGYLLYKLEAEAADMYGMVNVNQLNDRVGIGDAYKQARPAHAILMAQTQAGLKNLFKLVSASMTEYYYRTPRLPKSRLDALREGILVGSACASGEVFEAMMQKGYQEARDRAKYYDYLEVMPKAVYAPLLERELVRDNRALEEIIRNMVKLGAELDKPVVATGDTHYLNPEDSIYRKILIHSMGGANPLNRSQLPDVHFRSTDEMLTAFDFLGADIAQELVVTNPNQIADMIDEITPVKDKLYTPKMAGAEDEIQTLTMNRAHELYGDELPEIVQARLDKELKSIIGNGFSVIYLISQKLVYKSGKDGYLVGSRGSVGSSLVATMTGITEVNPLPPHYRCPNCHYSEFYTKGEVGSGYDLADKDCPECGTPLDKDGHDIPFETFLGFHGDKVPDIDLNFSGDYQPVAHNYTKVLFGENNVFRAGTIGTVADKTAYGYVKAYERDTEQTFRGAEVDRLAKGSTGVKRTTGQHPAGIIVVPDYMDIYDFTPIQFPADDQDAAWKTTHFDFHSIHDNILKLDILGHDDPTMIRMLQDLSGIDPKTIPTDDPGVMALFSGTDSLGVTPEQINSKMGTLGVPEFGTRFVRGMLEETHPTTFSELLQISGLSHGTDVWLGNAEELINKGVVTLKDVIGCRDNIMMDLIHWGMDDSMSFNIMERVRKGKGIPDDWQQAMRDNENVPDWYIDSCLKIKYMFPKAHATAYILMALRIAYFKVYFPIIYYCAYFSVRAEDFDLVAMAQGKEGVKARMKEITDKGMEASTKEKNLLTVLEIANECLERGINIKMVDIEKSDSSDFLIQDDHTLLAPFRAVPSLGGNVAKQIVSAREEKPFLSKEDLSNRGKVSKTLIEYLTENNVLNDLPDENQLSLFDMM from the coding sequence GTGGCATTAGATCAAACCGCACTGTTTCAAAAATTATTAGAACAAATTGATTTACCCGCGGATGTTGCGAATTATCCTGGCTTCAAAACTGGCCAAGTAGAACAAGTCGTTGTCCACGAAACATCCAAACGGTGGACTTTTAAATTACATTTCGAATCCGTTTTGCCATATGCTGTTTACACAACGTTTGAACAGTATCTAGAAGCAGCATTCAAAGCGATTGCGGGTGTTTCAGTGGAAATCACCACCGATGCAACCGAATTAGACGGTGGCGTTTTAGCAGCTTATTGGGAATACGTCATTAACCATAGTGGGATTCAATCTTCAATGTTGCACGAATTGTGTGAAAAAGAGACCCCCTATATCGACGGTCACAACGTCTTTTTAGTTGTCGAAAACGACATCGTGAAGACGTTCTTCTTAAATCAAGCGCAAACGACAATCCAAGCTGGTTATCAACGGCTTGGTTTTCCCAAGTTTGCGATTCAACCCTTGATTGACGAATCCGCCTCACAAAAGGCAATCGAAGATTTTCAAGCGAAGAAGGCTGAACAAGATGCAGCCCGCGCACAAGCGGCAGCCGAAGCGATCAAGAAAAATGAAGCACTTAAAGAAAAACGTCAATCAGAAGGCAAACCAGTCGATGGCCCGATTTCAATGGGTCGCGGCTTAAATCCTGCTGAACCAACCCGTCAGATGATTACAATCAATGAAGAAGAACGTTCCGTTGTCATTGAAGGGTTTGTATTTGATAAAGAAGTCCGCGTTTTACGTTCTGGCCGCCAGCTCTTAATCTTGAAGATGACGGATTACTCATCATCATTTACGGTCAAGAAATTCTCCCGGGATAACGGCGACGAAAGTATCTTCGCAGCCATCGATAAAGGCATGTGGTTCAAGGTGCGCGGGAGTGTTCAAGAAGATAACTTCATGCGCGATCTCGTGGTCAATGCCAATGATTTGGTCGAAGTTAGCCATCCCAAACGCCAAGATACCGCTGAAAATGGCAAGCGCGTCGAACTGCATTTGCACACCAATATGTCACAAATGGATGCGACCAACAAGATTGGCGACTTCGTTCAACAAGCCGCTAAATGGGGCCAATCCGCGATTGCGGTGACCGATCATTATAACTTACAAGCTTTCCCAGATGCTTATGCAGCAGGGAAGAAGAACGGCGTTAAGATTTTGTACGGTGTCGAAGTCAATTTAGTCAACGATGGCACGCCAGTCGCGTATAACTTGCGCGATGAAGCACTCGACCATGCTGAATACGTGATTTTCGATGTGGAAACGACTGGATTGTCAGCCGTTTACGATTCGATTATCGAATTGGCCGCTGTCAAAATGAAAGATGGCGAAGTGATTGGCTCGTTCGATGAATTTATTGATCCCGGTCACCCGTTATCAGCTTTCACCACGCAATTGACGAGTATCACCAATGAAATGGTGCACGGTGCTAAGAAAGAAGCCGAAGTCCTAGCGCTGTTTAAAAAATTCGCGGGCGACGCCGTCTTAGCTGGGCATAACGTGACGTTTGATATGGGCTTTATCAATGCTGGCTATGGGCGCAACGACCTCGGTCAGATTGAAAATCCCGTCATCGATACGTTGGAAGTTTCCCGGATGCTTCATCCAGAATATAAAAATCATAAACTCGATACGTTAACCAAGCGGTATAAAATTAACTTGGAACACCATCATCGTGCTAACGCCGATGCTGAATCAACTGGTTATTTGTTATACAAATTAGAAGCCGAAGCGGCCGACATGTATGGGATGGTCAACGTCAATCAACTAAATGATCGCGTTGGGATTGGCGATGCGTATAAACAAGCACGGCCAGCGCATGCGATTTTAATGGCGCAAACCCAAGCTGGGTTGAAGAACTTATTTAAACTGGTTTCAGCATCGATGACCGAATACTATTATCGCACGCCGCGTTTGCCAAAGAGTCGCTTGGATGCCTTACGTGAAGGGATCTTAGTCGGTTCAGCTTGTGCCAGCGGTGAAGTCTTCGAAGCGATGATGCAAAAAGGGTACCAAGAAGCACGCGATCGCGCGAAGTATTACGATTACCTCGAAGTAATGCCAAAAGCCGTTTACGCACCATTATTAGAACGTGAATTAGTTCGCGATAATCGGGCGCTTGAAGAAATCATTCGCAACATGGTCAAACTCGGTGCTGAATTGGATAAACCAGTTGTCGCAACTGGGGATACACATTATTTGAATCCAGAAGATTCAATCTATCGTAAGATTTTGATTCACTCAATGGGTGGGGCTAATCCATTGAACCGGTCACAATTACCGGATGTTCATTTCCGATCAACCGATGAAATGTTGACGGCGTTCGATTTTCTTGGTGCCGATATTGCCCAAGAACTCGTGGTGACGAACCCGAACCAAATCGCCGATATGATTGATGAAATCACACCGGTCAAAGATAAGTTGTACACGCCGAAGATGGCGGGTGCCGAAGATGAAATTCAAACCTTAACGATGAATCGTGCGCATGAATTATACGGGGATGAACTCCCTGAAATCGTGCAGGCCCGCCTTGATAAGGAATTGAAGAGTATCATCGGGAACGGTTTCTCCGTTATCTACCTGATTTCGCAAAAGCTCGTGTATAAGAGTGGTAAGGATGGGTACTTGGTTGGTTCCCGGGGGTCCGTTGGGTCGAGTTTAGTCGCAACGATGACCGGGATTACCGAAGTTAATCCATTGCCGCCACATTATCGCTGTCCCAACTGTCATTACTCCGAATTTTATACCAAAGGGGAAGTCGGTTCGGGTTACGATTTAGCCGATAAGGACTGCCCTGAATGTGGGACACCACTTGATAAAGACGGCCATGATATTCCATTTGAAACCTTCCTTGGCTTCCACGGGGATAAAGTGCCCGATATCGATTTGAACTTCTCCGGTGATTACCAACCGGTTGCGCATAACTACACCAAAGTCTTGTTCGGGGAAAATAACGTGTTCCGCGCTGGGACGATCGGGACGGTTGCTGATAAAACCGCCTACGGCTATGTCAAAGCCTACGAACGTGATACCGAACAAACTTTCCGCGGCGCAGAAGTCGATCGTCTTGCCAAAGGCTCAACAGGCGTTAAACGAACGACGGGTCAACATCCGGCCGGAATCATTGTTGTGCCGGATTACATGGACATCTATGATTTCACACCAATCCAATTCCCAGCTGACGATCAAGATGCAGCCTGGAAGACAACCCATTTTGATTTCCATTCGATCCATGATAATATCTTAAAACTCGATATCCTGGGCCATGATGATCCGACCATGATCCGGATGCTGCAAGATTTATCGGGGATTGATCCCAAGACGATTCCAACCGATGATCCTGGTGTGATGGCCTTGTTCTCCGGCACTGATTCACTCGGGGTAACGCCAGAACAGATTAATTCGAAAATGGGCACGCTCGGTGTACCAGAATTCGGGACGCGGTTTGTCCGCGGAATGCTCGAAGAAACGCACCCCACGACGTTCTCAGAATTACTGCAAATTTCTGGTCTTTCTCATGGGACTGACGTGTGGTTGGGCAATGCCGAAGAACTGATTAACAAAGGCGTTGTCACCCTAAAAGACGTTATCGGTTGTCGTGATAACATCATGATGGATTTAATTCACTGGGGTATGGATGATAGCATGTCGTTTAACATCATGGAACGCGTTCGTAAGGGTAAAGGGATTCCGGATGACTGGCAACAAGCCATGCGCGACAATGAAAATGTGCCAGACTGGTACATTGATTCCTGCCTAAAAATTAAGTACATGTTCCCCAAGGCCCATGCGACCGCCTATATTTTGATGGCGTTGCGGATTGCCTACTTCAAAGTTTACTTTCCAATTATCTATTACTGTGCTTACTTCAGTGTGCGTGCCGAAGATTTCGACCTCGTGGCCATGGCCCAAGGTAAAGAAGGCGTCAAAGCGCGCATGAAGGAAATCACCGATAAAGGGATGGAAGCCAGCACCAAGGAAAAGAATTTGTTGACGGTTCTCGAAATCGCCAACGAATGTTTGGAACGCGGGATTAACATCAAGATGGTCGACATCGAAAAATCAGATTCATCTGACTTCTTGATCCAAGACGACCACACCTTGCTTGCGCCATTCCGTGCCGTCCCAAGTCTGGGCGGTAACGTCGCCAAACAAATCGTTTCCGCCCGCGAAGAAAAACCATTCTTATCTAAAGAAGACTTATCCAACCGTGGGAAAGTTTCCAAGACACTGATCGAATACCTAACAGAAAATAACGTATTGAATGACCTCCCTGATGAAAATCAGTTATCGTTGTTTGATATGATGTAA
- a CDS encoding proline--tRNA ligase — translation MKQSKLFIPTLKEVPNSAEAKSHRMMLRAGYIHQVSAGVYSYLPLAFRVLENIQAIIKDEMSKIDAVQMQMPGILPAELWEESGRYETYGDNLFKFKDRHGRDFILGPTHEETFADLVRNEIKSYKKLPLTLYQIQTKYRDEDRPRYGLLRGREFIMQDAYSFSANETDLDTTFRQMYQAYTNIFERCGLDFRAIVGDAGAMGGKDSMEFSAIAEIGEDTIVYSDQSDYAANLEMATSVRPKQNSSDVQLELEKVATGDAHTIEEVAAKLDVPAQQIIKSVLFIADDQPVLVLVRGDFEVNDVKLKNFLDADFLEMATPEQVLATMNAPMGSIGPVNAPEDLQIVADYSVEAMVNAVVGANEADHHFTNVNSKRDFTVADYSDLRFVQEGETSPDGQGNLHFTKGIEIGHIFKLGTRYTEQFGATFLDENGRAKPIIMGSYGIGVSRLLSAITEQQADENGLVWPSAIAPYDLHVVPVNVKDADQVLLAEQIENLLEEAGYSVLVDDRKERAGVKFADSDLIGLPIRITVGKKAAEEIVEVKLRKTGETLEVKKDELINSLSILLASETTEAE, via the coding sequence ATGAAACAGTCAAAATTATTTATCCCAACTTTAAAGGAAGTGCCTAACTCGGCCGAGGCTAAGAGCCATCGGATGATGTTACGGGCCGGCTATATTCACCAAGTATCTGCTGGTGTTTACAGTTACTTACCTTTAGCATTCCGCGTCTTGGAAAACATCCAAGCCATCATCAAAGATGAAATGAGCAAGATTGACGCCGTTCAAATGCAAATGCCAGGGATTTTACCTGCTGAATTGTGGGAAGAATCAGGTCGTTACGAAACCTATGGCGATAACTTATTCAAGTTCAAGGACCGTCATGGCCGCGACTTCATCTTAGGCCCAACACACGAAGAAACTTTCGCTGACTTGGTGCGCAATGAAATCAAATCATACAAAAAATTACCATTAACGTTATATCAAATCCAAACGAAGTATCGTGACGAAGATCGTCCACGTTACGGTTTATTACGCGGCCGTGAATTCATCATGCAAGATGCTTATTCATTCTCAGCCAATGAAACTGATTTGGATACAACTTTCCGCCAAATGTACCAAGCTTACACCAACATTTTTGAACGCTGTGGGTTAGACTTCCGCGCAATCGTTGGGGATGCCGGTGCCATGGGTGGTAAGGATTCAATGGAATTTTCTGCGATTGCTGAAATTGGGGAAGATACGATTGTTTATTCAGACCAAAGTGATTATGCTGCCAACCTTGAAATGGCAACGAGTGTCCGTCCTAAGCAAAACTCAAGTGATGTGCAATTAGAGCTTGAAAAAGTAGCGACTGGCGATGCCCACACAATTGAAGAAGTGGCTGCTAAATTAGACGTCCCAGCACAACAAATCATCAAGAGTGTTCTCTTTATCGCTGACGACCAACCGGTCTTGGTCTTAGTGCGTGGCGATTTTGAAGTTAATGATGTGAAGTTGAAGAACTTCTTAGATGCTGATTTCTTAGAAATGGCAACCCCAGAACAAGTCTTAGCAACAATGAACGCACCAATGGGTTCAATCGGACCAGTTAACGCGCCAGAAGACTTACAAATCGTTGCTGATTACAGTGTCGAAGCCATGGTGAATGCCGTGGTTGGGGCGAATGAAGCCGATCACCATTTCACGAATGTCAACAGCAAGCGCGACTTTACCGTAGCTGATTATTCAGACCTACGTTTCGTTCAAGAAGGCGAAACATCACCTGATGGTCAAGGGAACTTGCACTTTACAAAGGGGATTGAAATTGGGCATATCTTCAAACTAGGCACACGTTACACTGAACAATTCGGTGCCACTTTCTTAGATGAAAATGGCCGTGCGAAACCAATTATCATGGGTTCTTACGGAATCGGTGTGAGTCGCCTCTTATCAGCGATTACGGAACAACAAGCTGATGAAAACGGCTTAGTTTGGCCAAGCGCGATTGCCCCTTATGACTTGCATGTCGTACCGGTCAATGTCAAAGATGCTGACCAAGTCTTATTAGCTGAACAGATCGAAAACTTACTTGAAGAAGCAGGTTACTCAGTCTTAGTTGATGATCGTAAAGAACGGGCTGGCGTTAAGTTTGCCGACAGTGACTTAATCGGCTTACCAATCCGCATCACAGTTGGTAAAAAAGCAGCAGAAGAAATCGTCGAAGTTAAATTACGTAAGACGGGTGAAACCCTAGAAGTGAAGAAGGATGAATTGATTAATTCATTAAGTATCCTATTGGCTTCAGAGACAACAGAAGCTGAATAG
- the rseP gene encoding RIP metalloprotease RseP, which translates to MAAIIAFIIIFGILVVVHEFGHFYMAKRSGILVREFSIGMGPKLFATRKNGTTYTIRWLPLGGYVRMAGMADDESEIEAGTQATLLLDEQETVQKINTSDKVTTLNGVPFQIAKTDLQKELWIEGYESGDESELKRYSVSHDATIVESDGTEVQIAPVDVQFQSASLINRMLTNFAGPFNNFILAIVAFALFAFLNGGVPQNKAIVGTVMPNSPAQKAGLKMDDRLVKVAGKKVTTFTDFSSVIAKYPNKPVNVQVKRAKQTKSLEITPKAVKVEGQKGKVGQIGVTAGLNHSVGAKLKYGFTQSWANATQIFKILGSFLTGGFSLNKLAGPVGMYSMTTQFASQGFTMLVYFLAFLSVNLGIMNLIPIPALDGGKLVINVIEAIRGKPISPEKEGIVTLVGVGIMVVLMVLVTWNDIQRFFF; encoded by the coding sequence TTGGCGGCGATTATTGCGTTTATTATCATATTTGGCATTTTAGTAGTGGTGCATGAATTTGGCCACTTTTACATGGCGAAACGTTCTGGTATTTTGGTGCGTGAATTTTCAATTGGCATGGGGCCAAAATTATTTGCAACGCGCAAAAATGGCACGACTTATACGATTCGTTGGTTACCACTTGGCGGCTATGTCCGCATGGCAGGGATGGCGGATGATGAATCTGAAATCGAAGCCGGCACGCAAGCAACCTTGCTGTTAGACGAACAAGAAACTGTTCAAAAAATTAATACAAGTGACAAAGTAACCACGTTAAACGGTGTCCCATTTCAAATTGCAAAAACTGACTTGCAAAAAGAATTATGGATTGAAGGCTATGAAAGTGGTGACGAATCCGAATTAAAACGTTATTCGGTCAGTCACGATGCAACGATTGTTGAATCAGACGGAACGGAAGTGCAAATCGCACCCGTGGATGTTCAATTCCAGTCGGCTAGTTTAATCAATCGGATGTTGACCAACTTCGCAGGACCGTTCAACAACTTTATCCTTGCGATTGTGGCGTTTGCGCTCTTTGCTTTTTTAAACGGTGGCGTCCCACAAAACAAAGCGATTGTTGGCACAGTGATGCCAAACTCGCCAGCACAAAAAGCCGGGCTTAAAATGGATGACCGGTTAGTGAAAGTTGCTGGCAAAAAAGTCACGACGTTTACTGATTTCAGCTCGGTGATTGCAAAATATCCGAATAAACCAGTGAATGTCCAGGTTAAACGGGCAAAGCAAACTAAGTCACTCGAAATCACACCTAAAGCGGTGAAAGTCGAGGGACAAAAGGGGAAAGTCGGCCAAATTGGTGTGACAGCTGGACTCAACCATAGCGTGGGGGCTAAGTTGAAATATGGCTTCACCCAATCATGGGCGAATGCGACCCAGATTTTTAAAATTCTCGGGTCATTCTTAACGGGTGGTTTTTCACTCAATAAACTAGCCGGACCAGTCGGCATGTATTCAATGACGACGCAATTCGCGAGTCAAGGCTTTACAATGCTCGTCTACTTCTTAGCGTTCTTATCCGTCAACTTGGGGATTATGAACCTGATTCCAATTCCAGCCCTCGATGGTGGTAAGCTCGTGATCAACGTGATTGAAGCGATTCGCGGTAAACCCATCTCACCGGAAAAAGAAGGCATTGTCACCCTTGTCGGGGTCGGCATCATGGTCGTCTTAATGGTCTTGGTTACATGGAACGATATTCAACGCTTTTTCTTTTAG
- a CDS encoding phosphatidate cytidylyltransferase has translation MKQRVITATIALIIFIPIIFFGGIYIDIAAAVLALVALSEVFIMRKRIIVSPDATIAGLAVLSLASPKGAFNWLPAGVSQFDLFYFFVAILLAITVFTKNRVNFDDMGVTTLASLYIGLGFHYLAATRNIGGFDTVMYILLVIWMTDIGAYTFGRMFGKNKMWPAISPNKTWEGSIGGTLSALVVAAIYLNFFPQAYSMPVMLGLTLIFSIAGQLGDLVESAYKRYYGVKDSGKILPGHGGILDRFDSMLFVLPLLHLFGMI, from the coding sequence ATGAAACAACGTGTCATTACAGCAACAATTGCTTTAATCATCTTTATCCCCATCATTTTCTTTGGTGGTATTTACATTGATATCGCGGCAGCCGTTTTAGCACTCGTTGCCTTATCAGAAGTTTTCATCATGCGTAAACGAATTATTGTCTCACCTGATGCAACCATCGCCGGACTAGCGGTGTTAAGTTTAGCCTCACCCAAAGGCGCCTTTAACTGGTTACCAGCAGGTGTGTCACAATTTGATTTATTCTACTTCTTCGTTGCCATTTTATTAGCCATCACAGTCTTCACGAAAAACCGGGTTAACTTCGATGATATGGGTGTCACAACCTTAGCCAGTCTCTATATCGGCTTAGGCTTCCATTATTTAGCCGCAACGCGAAATATTGGTGGTTTTGACACTGTGATGTATATCTTATTGGTCATCTGGATGACAGATATCGGTGCCTACACATTCGGACGGATGTTTGGTAAGAATAAAATGTGGCCAGCTATCAGCCCCAATAAAACTTGGGAAGGTTCAATTGGCGGGACATTATCAGCATTAGTGGTCGCAGCTATTTATTTAAACTTCTTCCCACAAGCTTATTCAATGCCTGTCATGTTAGGTTTAACGTTGATCTTCTCAATTGCCGGTCAATTAGGCGATTTAGTCGAATCAGCTTACAAACGCTATTATGGCGTTAAAGACTCAGGTAAAATCTTACCAGGTCACGGCGGCATCTTAGATCGCTTTGACAGCATGTTGTTTGTCTTACCGCTACTACACTTGTTTGGCATGATTTAG
- a CDS encoding isoprenyl transferase, which produces MFTNKKTDAQQLDPTNIPNHVAIIMDGNGRWAKKRLMPRIAGHKAGMENVKTITKTASRMGVKVLTLYAFSTENWKRPNDEVNFLMQLPVDFFDTFMPELIAENVRVKVMGNIQELPEKTQKAANNAMADTADNTGMILNFALNYGSRDEIQQAVKQIAKDAVNGTIEVDAIDDALISDYLMTGFLGEYADPELLIRTSGEERISNFLLWQIAYSELVFVDEFWPDFTPAVFERSIGAYQKRNRRFGGLK; this is translated from the coding sequence GTGTTTACAAATAAAAAAACAGACGCACAACAACTAGATCCCACCAATATCCCCAACCACGTTGCCATCATCATGGATGGTAACGGTCGGTGGGCGAAGAAACGCTTAATGCCAAGAATCGCTGGGCATAAAGCAGGAATGGAAAACGTTAAGACGATTACCAAAACGGCCAGTCGAATGGGTGTTAAAGTCTTAACGTTGTACGCTTTTTCAACTGAAAACTGGAAGCGTCCAAATGACGAAGTGAACTTCTTGATGCAGTTACCGGTCGATTTTTTTGATACGTTCATGCCGGAATTGATTGCTGAAAACGTCCGTGTGAAAGTCATGGGTAATATTCAAGAATTACCAGAAAAGACGCAAAAAGCGGCTAACAATGCGATGGCCGATACGGCTGATAACACAGGGATGATTTTGAACTTTGCACTCAATTATGGGTCGCGTGACGAAATCCAACAAGCGGTTAAGCAAATTGCTAAAGATGCGGTAAATGGTACAATTGAGGTCGATGCAATCGACGATGCGTTGATTAGTGATTACTTGATGACTGGCTTTTTAGGGGAATATGCTGACCCAGAATTATTGATTCGGACGAGTGGCGAAGAGCGAATTTCGAACTTCTTACTCTGGCAAATTGCTTACAGCGAACTTGTTTTCGTAGATGAATTCTGGCCAGACTTTACCCCAGCAGTGTTTGAACGCTCAATCGGCGCTTACCAAAAACGTAATCGTCGTTTTGGCGGTCTTAAATAG